One stretch of Clupea harengus chromosome 2, Ch_v2.0.2, whole genome shotgun sequence DNA includes these proteins:
- the LOC116222761 gene encoding GTPase IMAP family member 5-like codes for MLCITGISVPEGLSVDALNEVYDGVRWSADLSWSPGHGTDQIPHSFEISYHSEGNKPKTISTESCSTTLPGLNSDTWYTVSMCTVLRGRRKSKSVSTTFHTSERRIVLLGKSGDGKSSAGNTILGGKDFEVSASQYSKTKENGTQSRIINGRKYTVIDTPGLFDNTGPEEGLTAGIVKCIFDSSPGPHAFLIVMRVGRFTDLEEQVVTKIKELFSDDTFKHAVVLFTHGTDLGGQTIEQFVEESKSNQGTKQRKATLKELADKCNGRYHVIDNVHWNQEEGDGKNRIQLAKLFDTIEKMQENEGCYTNDFSLLVEQAIQREMEKIREWRREHGETIHERDIRAKAKSIVKHRVLEKFDAR; via the exons ATGTTGTGCATTACAGGTATTTCTGTGCCTGAGGGGTTGTCTGTGGATGCGCTGAATGAAGTATATGATGGAGTCAGATGGAGTGCAGATCTGAGCTGGAGCCCAGGGCATGGGACTGACCAGATTCCACACAGCTTTGAGATCTCCTACCACAGTGAAGGGAACAAGCCAAAGACCATCAGTACAGAGTCCTGCAGCACAACTCTTCCAGGCTTAAACTCAGACACGTGGTACACTGTCAGTATGTGTACTGTGCTTCGAGGTCGAAGGAAGAGCAAGTCTGTATCCACCACTTTCCACACAA gtgaaaggaggatTGTGCTGCTTGGGAAATCGGGTGATGGTAAAAGCAGTGctggaaacaccatcctgggggGAAAGGATTTCGAAGTGAGTGCGTCTCAGTactcaaaaacaaaagaaaatggaaCACAGAGTAGGATCATCAACGGGAGAAAATACACAGTCATTGACACACCTGGATTATTTGACAATACCGGTCCAGAGGAGGGGTTGACAGCTGGAATAGTCAAATGCATCTTTGACAGTTCCCCAGGCCCACATGCGTTTCTCATCGTGATGAGGGTAGGGAGGTTCACAGACCTCGAGGAACAAGTTGTCACGAAGATTAAAGAATTATTTTCAGACGAcacctttaaacatgcagtgGTTCTTTTCACACATGGTACGGACCTGGGGGGTCAGACTATTGAACAGTTTGTAGAGGAAAGCAAAAGCAATCAGGGTACTAAGCAGAGGAAAGCTACACTGAAGGAACTTGCAGACAAATGTAATGGTCGCTATCATGTCATAGATAATGTGCACTGGAATCAGGAAGAGGGGGACGGCAAAAACAGAATTCAGTTAGCAAAGCTGTTTGACACCATAGAAAAGATGCAGGAGAATGAAGGCTGTTACACTAATGACTTTTCGTTGTTAGTAGAGCAAGCCATCCAACGAGAAATGGAAAAGATCAGGGAATGGAGGAGGGAGCATGGGGAGACCATACATGAGAGGGACATCAGAGCAAAAGCCAAGAGCATAGTTAAACACAGAGTTTTG GAGAAGTTTGACGCACGTTGA